The Prodigiosinella aquatilis region TGGTACTGAATGCCACCGCTGATGCAGCTCATCTGACGCTAAGTGATGTCCCCTGGTGGCCGGTTGAGCTGGTCGCCCGTCGTCAGGTGGAGCCAGTGCTGGCACTACGTCAGGTGCCGCCGTCAGCCACCATGTATATTATGTTTTCTTCCGGCACCACTGGTTTGCCGAAAGGCATTGCGGTCAGTTATGACAATGTGAGTGACTTTGTCAGTTGGCTGGCGGAGGCGTTTGTACTGAATGGCGCCGTGAGTGGCAATATTCGTTACTGTTTTGATGTCTCTCTGTTCGAACTGTGGCTGGCCTGGCTTAATCTGCAACCCCTTTCTGCACTGGATCACCGGGAATTCATTAATACCCGTAAATACATTAGTCGTCATGCCGCTTACCGCACGGTGACCTGGGTGTCCACCCCCACCATCACGCGTTACTACCTGAATGACAAAATGTTCTCCGCCGTATCCCTGCCACATCTGACACACTTCATTTTTTGTGGGGAAGTGTTGTCGAAAGCCTTGGTCAGTGAGCTGTGGCAACGTTTTCCCGGATGCCGAATCACCAATACCTATGGTCCGACGGAATGCACCGTGGCGGTAACCCACGTTGATATTCAGCCTGAGCATCTGGCGGACGCATTACCGTTACCGCTCGGCAACGTGCGTCCGGGAACGGCCATCGAGATTGCGCCCGCCGCGGCGGAACGGGGCGAAATGATCATCAAAGGACGTTCGGTTGGTGTTGGTTATCTCAACGCCACGCCACAGCAACAGGCGCGTTACTTTACTGATGCGGTGGGAGTCCGGGGGTATCACACCGGTGATCTGGGGTCGGTATGTCAGCATCGGTTTTATTTCTGGGGACGTACTGATCGGGAAATAAAACTACAGGGTTACCGCATCGAACTTAATGAAATTGAAGGGTACTTACGTAGTCTGGCCCAGGTACGCGAAGCCTTTATCGAACCCTGGTACCGCCGGGACACCTTACAGGGGATCAGCGCTTTTGTACTGAGTGATGATCCACTTGATTTTGCCGCGATGGGGCAGGCGATGTGCCGTCATTTCCCGCCCTATATGATCCCCAAACGCTGGTATGCCATTACCCATCAGTCCCTTAACCTTAACAGTAAACTCGACCGCAAGGCGGTAAGCGAGTCGGCCACCCGTGAAGGAAAATATTATGTTTTCGTCAATGATGCAGGCGATCGTTAGTCATCTTGAACAGTCGGGTGACACCATCGCTATCATCTCGCCGGATGGACAGTTCAGTTGCCGGCAGGTTGCCGGGCGCGTACAGGCTATCGTTGATGTTTTACAGCAGCTAAAGCCGACACGGGTGTTGGTCTTTGGTCATAAAGAACTGGATACCCTCTCGGCATTGCTTGCCTGTGCTTACTGCGGTATCGCGTTTACTGTGGTGGATTCCGCCAATCCGCTGTCCAGAGTGGTGAAAATGGCCGAGATTTATCAAACCGACCTGATCCTGGATGGGCGTGTGGCTTCGCAGCCCGTCTGCGATGACGCGATCACTCACTACCCGATAGTGGCGCTGGCGTCATTGCCCGACAGTGATTGTCAACTGACAGCGTGGCAGACGCCCGCGGATAATCCGATTTTTTATGTGCTGTCAACGTCCGGCAGCACTGGGCTGCCGAAAGGCGTCAAGATTGGCTATGCGCAATTTGGCGCTTTTTACGCCTGGTATCGTGAGATCATGCTGGTTGAAGCCTCCAACGGAGCACATCTCAATCATGCGCGTCTCTCCTTTGATATGGGTCTGCTCGATCTGTTTACCAGCCTCGCGCTGGCGAAACCGTTGATTATGTTATGTCATGCGCATAATGCGATGCCACGCCAGAACCTTAATCTGATGAGATGCCAGCCAGCGGTGGCGGTAACCAGCTGGTTTTCAACGCCAAGTTTTCTGGAGATCATGTGTCTGGACCCCCAGTTCAACCAGCAGGTTTTAGTGCATTTACAGTTGGTGATCGTCGGGGGCGAGTTTGTCTCGCCACAACTGATTGACAAAATTCATCAGCGCTTTCCACAGGTGCGGGTGATGCACGGTTATGGGCCGACGGAAACCGCCTGCCTCACACATCTTCAGCCTATCGAACGGTTGTCTGACGGCGAACACAGACTGTTGCCACTAGGCAAACCCCGTGGCAATAACGTGATTGGCATCGAAAATGATCGTGGTGAGCAGCTTCCCATTGGGGAGGTCGGGGAAGTGGTAATTTACGGTGAACAGGTCGGCTTGGGATATTTGCCCGAATCGCATCCGAAAAATGTCGCTTTCGGTGGTCATGACGATAGGCGTTTCTACCGCACCGGCGACTACGGTTTCGTCAATGAACATGGCGAACTGTGGTTAAAAGGCCGGATAGACCGCCAGGTCAAATGGCATGGTAACCGAGTGGAACTGGCGGAAATTGAAGCGGTAGCCTGCCGCTATCCGCTGGTAAGCCAGGCGGCCGCTGTACCGGTTTATCAGCACAATAAACTGGCTGACGTGATTATGTTCCTGCAACTACATCATGATACGCCCGAACAGCGGCAGGGTTTTGTCCGTCATATTAGTGAACAACTGCCCAAATATATGGTGCCGACGTCCCTCCATTATCTGCAACAGTTACCGCTGAGTCTGAATGGCAAAATTGATCATCAGGCGTTACTGCAATACTGGCAGCAAAACTATCAACGTCAGGATAGCCCGTCGTAGATGAAAGACACTGGCGTCATGCAAGCAGGGGTAAATCAGTGATGTGGTTGACAGTAATAATCAGCCTGACCGAATTCATTAGCAGATGATACTACAGATATCTTGCTGTTTTTAATGGGAGAAACCATGAAGTTGAGCGTGCCGCAAATGGCGTTAAGAGAGTTGGCATTATCTTCGCTGGCATCAGGGCGTGCTATTGGTCAACTGATTGAGCAGGATCCGGATAATTATCTGGCAACCGTGAATTATGCTTTGGCACCACAAATTAACCGACTGGGACTGCCGGAGAAATATAACCCCACTCCATTGGTGTTGAGTAACGGTGACGTTATTTATGAATTAACGGTTTCACAGCGCTGTTTATTTTACGAAGCGCTGGGGTATGTCGAACCCAATCTTATTTTTTCCTGTCCGAATCCGGGCATGTCGGGTTTCGTTTTACAAACTATTGGTAGTGCTGAAGAGCAGGAGCGTTTTTTTTCCCATTTTCGTCAGCGACTCTGCTGG contains the following coding sequences:
- a CDS encoding AMP-binding protein; the protein is MSIVQGQPVLWAIFQRFRHCQTAAYHHVDGDLRYDELYFFANDLSRQLIAQGDGAVMIYGHKDKRYLIAVWACILAGRAFVPAETDNSADRLTQVVAGAGVQLVLNATADAAHLTLSDVPWWPVELVARRQVEPVLALRQVPPSATMYIMFSSGTTGLPKGIAVSYDNVSDFVSWLAEAFVLNGAVSGNIRYCFDVSLFELWLAWLNLQPLSALDHREFINTRKYISRHAAYRTVTWVSTPTITRYYLNDKMFSAVSLPHLTHFIFCGEVLSKALVSELWQRFPGCRITNTYGPTECTVAVTHVDIQPEHLADALPLPLGNVRPGTAIEIAPAAAERGEMIIKGRSVGVGYLNATPQQQARYFTDAVGVRGYHTGDLGSVCQHRFYFWGRTDREIKLQGYRIELNEIEGYLRSLAQVREAFIEPWYRRDTLQGISAFVLSDDPLDFAAMGQAMCRHFPPYMIPKRWYAITHQSLNLNSKLDRKAVSESATREGKYYVFVNDAGDR
- a CDS encoding AMP-binding protein, which codes for MFSSMMQAIVSHLEQSGDTIAIISPDGQFSCRQVAGRVQAIVDVLQQLKPTRVLVFGHKELDTLSALLACAYCGIAFTVVDSANPLSRVVKMAEIYQTDLILDGRVASQPVCDDAITHYPIVALASLPDSDCQLTAWQTPADNPIFYVLSTSGSTGLPKGVKIGYAQFGAFYAWYREIMLVEASNGAHLNHARLSFDMGLLDLFTSLALAKPLIMLCHAHNAMPRQNLNLMRCQPAVAVTSWFSTPSFLEIMCLDPQFNQQVLVHLQLVIVGGEFVSPQLIDKIHQRFPQVRVMHGYGPTETACLTHLQPIERLSDGEHRLLPLGKPRGNNVIGIENDRGEQLPIGEVGEVVIYGEQVGLGYLPESHPKNVAFGGHDDRRFYRTGDYGFVNEHGELWLKGRIDRQVKWHGNRVELAEIEAVACRYPLVSQAAAVPVYQHNKLADVIMFLQLHHDTPEQRQGFVRHISEQLPKYMVPTSLHYLQQLPLSLNGKIDHQALLQYWQQNYQRQDSPS